A window from Synechococcus sp. MU1643 encodes these proteins:
- a CDS encoding DUF2839 domain-containing protein, with the protein MGEARRRAAQGLSPRQPKASTKSVDTSPRVVSWLPLTRNQTQQFMAVTTRGAWIGIGGMVVLWITVRFIGPAAGWWTLADTP; encoded by the coding sequence ATGGGAGAAGCACGCCGCCGGGCTGCCCAGGGCTTATCCCCCCGTCAGCCCAAGGCCAGCACCAAATCTGTTGACACCTCCCCACGCGTGGTGTCTTGGCTTCCGCTGACCCGCAACCAGACGCAGCAGTTCATGGCGGTGACGACCCGCGGCGCCTGGATCGGCATTGGAGGGATGGTGGTGCTCTGGATCACGGTGCGCTTCATCGGCCCAGCGGCCGGTTGGTGGACGCTTGCGGACACCCCCTGA
- a CDS encoding DUF1815 family protein has protein sequence MFPRLAEHYRSVVEDLVMSLQALTSSLQCAGLTATCYSCGDGCDGHGASFVADIGDGHMVRFLVSDFGISWVESRNGRELVKLEGAEAIQELQRMADLAQEGQIRTMQPLAQAA, from the coding sequence ATGTTTCCGCGTTTAGCCGAGCACTACAGATCGGTCGTTGAAGACCTGGTGATGAGCCTGCAGGCCCTCACCAGCAGCCTGCAATGCGCCGGCCTAACAGCCACCTGTTACTCCTGTGGCGACGGTTGCGATGGCCATGGGGCCTCGTTTGTGGCAGACATTGGCGATGGCCACATGGTGCGCTTTCTTGTCTCCGACTTCGGCATCAGCTGGGTGGAGTCCCGCAACGGCCGAGAACTGGTGAAGCTAGAAGGGGCTGAAGCCATCCAGGAACTGCAGCGGATGGCAGATCTGGCCCAAGAGGGCCAAATCCGCACCATGCAGCCCTTGGCCCAAGCCGCCTGA
- the crtD gene encoding C-3',4' desaturase CrtD — translation MSDSSVIVVGGGIAGLTAAALLARDGVDVTLLEAHQQPGGCAGTFRRGPWVFDVGATQVAGLEPGGSHARLLKHLDMPLPTAELLNPGCVVDLGDGSPPISLWHDPEAWAAERERQFPGSQRFWSLCHQLHSSNWQFANQDPVVTPRSLWDLGTLLRALRPATLASGLFTGLTIADLLQLCGCGDDQRLRRFLDLQLKLYSQEPADRTAALYGATVLQMAQAPLGLWHLEGSMQVLSNQLVATIERDGGTVLMKHRVTKLQPSSFGWQVNVRSGKGAEQQLSSRDVVCSLPPQCLLELIKPDQLPKGYRKRLQTLHEPSGALVLYGAVRRDALPNPCPGHLQRGCASPGSLFVSVSREGDGRAPKGQATLIASVFTPIGDWCHLPEPEYQQRKTETLNLIQAELKCWLSLEDDAWLHAELATPRGFAGWTGRPNGMVGGLGQHPSRFGPFGLAGRTPIPGLWLCGDSIHPGEGTAGVSLSALNACRQLRAERGQPLSFQS, via the coding sequence GTGAGCGATTCCAGCGTGATCGTGGTGGGCGGTGGGATCGCTGGCTTAACCGCAGCGGCACTGCTTGCCCGCGATGGCGTCGACGTCACGTTGCTGGAAGCGCATCAACAACCGGGGGGATGTGCCGGAACGTTCCGGCGTGGTCCATGGGTGTTCGATGTTGGGGCGACCCAGGTCGCCGGGTTGGAGCCCGGTGGCAGTCATGCGCGACTGCTCAAGCATCTGGACATGCCTCTGCCCACGGCCGAGCTTCTGAACCCAGGTTGTGTGGTCGACCTGGGAGATGGCTCCCCTCCTATTTCGCTCTGGCATGACCCGGAAGCCTGGGCCGCCGAACGTGAGCGTCAATTCCCTGGCAGCCAACGCTTCTGGAGTCTTTGCCATCAGTTGCATTCCAGCAACTGGCAGTTCGCCAACCAGGACCCCGTGGTAACACCGCGCTCCCTCTGGGATCTCGGCACATTGCTGCGGGCCCTGCGTCCGGCAACGCTGGCATCGGGACTGTTCACAGGTCTAACCATCGCCGATCTGTTGCAGCTATGTGGGTGCGGTGACGATCAACGGCTGCGGCGCTTTCTCGACCTCCAGCTAAAGCTGTACTCCCAGGAGCCGGCCGATCGCACGGCGGCGCTGTACGGCGCAACCGTCCTGCAAATGGCCCAAGCACCGCTCGGGCTCTGGCATCTGGAGGGATCGATGCAGGTGCTGAGCAATCAGCTGGTGGCCACCATTGAACGTGACGGCGGAACGGTGCTGATGAAGCATCGGGTCACCAAGCTGCAGCCCAGCTCATTCGGTTGGCAGGTGAATGTGAGGTCCGGTAAGGGCGCGGAACAACAACTCAGCAGCCGCGATGTGGTCTGCAGCCTGCCCCCCCAGTGCCTGCTGGAGCTGATCAAACCGGATCAGCTGCCCAAGGGCTACCGCAAACGACTGCAGACCCTGCATGAACCGAGTGGTGCACTGGTGCTCTACGGAGCGGTGCGGCGTGATGCACTGCCGAATCCCTGCCCAGGTCATCTCCAGCGGGGCTGCGCATCCCCGGGATCCCTTTTCGTCTCTGTCAGCCGCGAGGGAGATGGCCGTGCGCCAAAGGGGCAGGCCACCTTGATTGCCAGCGTGTTCACCCCAATAGGCGACTGGTGCCACTTGCCGGAGCCGGAGTACCAACAGCGCAAAACAGAGACGCTGAACCTGATCCAAGCCGAACTAAAATGCTGGCTGTCACTTGAAGACGACGCCTGGTTGCACGCTGAACTGGCAACACCACGGGGCTTCGCCGGTTGGACAGGCCGTCCCAATGGCATGGTCGGAGGCCTTGGACAGCATCCAAGCCGGTTCGGCCCCTTCGGCTTGGCAGGACGAACGCCCATACCTGGTCTTTGGCTCTGCGGCGACAGCATCCATCCGGGAGAAGGCACAGCAGGGGTGAGCCTGTCAGCCCTGAATGCTTGCCGTCAGCTCAGAGCTGAACGGGGACAACCCCTCAGCTTTCAGAGCTGA
- a CDS encoding prephenate/arogenate dehydrogenase — MAVQPGRVGIVGLGLIGGSLGLDLQARGWTVQGLVHRQATADRAMARGLVGAVSTDPTSLSDCDLVILALPIPLLLNPPDELVAALPEAAVVTDVGSVKEPVLEAWRQRHPRFVASHPMAGTAEAGVEAGVTDLFRGRPWIATPDQETDSTALAQVRDLAVSVGGHWLTSTASQHDQAVALISHMPVLVSAALLRSVGDERDPEIRQLAMVLASSGFADTSRVGGGNPQLGVAMASTNREAVLRGLAAYRWSLEQLEDAVLQKNWSQLELELRRTQTLRPDFLRAPGEVSSES; from the coding sequence ATGGCGGTGCAACCGGGACGTGTGGGGATTGTTGGCCTTGGATTGATTGGGGGATCCCTTGGTTTGGATCTCCAGGCACGGGGCTGGACTGTGCAGGGCCTCGTGCATCGTCAGGCCACGGCTGATCGCGCCATGGCCCGAGGGCTGGTGGGAGCGGTGTCGACCGATCCCACCAGCCTCTCGGATTGCGATCTGGTGATCCTGGCGTTGCCAATTCCCTTGCTATTGAACCCACCGGATGAGCTCGTTGCCGCCCTACCTGAAGCAGCGGTGGTCACCGATGTCGGTTCGGTCAAAGAGCCGGTGTTGGAGGCTTGGCGCCAGCGGCATCCCCGCTTTGTAGCCAGTCACCCCATGGCAGGCACAGCTGAGGCGGGCGTTGAGGCTGGGGTGACGGATCTGTTCCGCGGCCGCCCTTGGATCGCAACTCCGGATCAAGAAACAGACTCCACTGCCCTGGCCCAGGTTCGTGATCTGGCAGTCAGCGTGGGCGGTCATTGGCTGACGTCCACCGCCTCCCAGCACGACCAGGCGGTTGCTCTGATTTCCCACATGCCGGTGTTGGTCAGTGCTGCACTGCTGCGGTCGGTGGGCGATGAACGGGATCCGGAGATCCGGCAGCTAGCCATGGTGTTGGCGTCCAGTGGCTTTGCCGACACCAGTCGCGTGGGTGGAGGGAACCCCCAGCTGGGGGTGGCGATGGCCTCCACCAACCGGGAGGCGGTGTTGCGCGGCTTGGCGGCCTACCGCTGGAGCCTGGAGCAGCTCGAAGATGCTGTTCTCCAGAAAAACTGGTCTCAGCTTGAGTTGGAACTGCGCCGAACGCAGACCCTGCGCCCGGATTTTTTGAGGGCACCGGGGGAGGTCAGCTCTGAAAGCTGA
- a CDS encoding helicase, translating into MLEAQAHHQIKTLLRQEESDWPHHLTLSRLVARSLRRRDTTLVQLPPSSSERWWLGLLVPLCLAPEAGALVLTPPQRRRLLQLELPRLRNQGLRLPCWQGPKPPEGPQLWLMDVGELIQAHRDGHLGQRQLLIPEMDQLSRRMRNALSLEIEHQHWDELRQACPQAESGLLELHDRMSRQLFADATRPGCAVRLEGSAGQALRDLLQLLPASPEPWDTLRSINPAEWSQWAELDHRLLQWCWKLAPLEPLQLLRGVLLDHPCLMFSSNGDDARLDLEFEQAGVVPDVRATLRERELNEPLPLYAPRRQPLPNTRIYAQHLLEESRRLILGQAGLTIVLINDDQLRRQLTSSLAAEFGRRVVQESTAPESNGVVTCSWDWWLEHQEQLPPPAQLIIGMLPIASLDNPLTSARVERLKQQGDDWFRTLLLPEALSLIPGAIAPLRRSGGRLAILDGRLRGRSWGDQVLHRLEPLIPLQRLLPE; encoded by the coding sequence ATGTTGGAAGCCCAGGCCCACCATCAGATCAAAACCCTGCTTCGCCAGGAGGAATCGGACTGGCCCCACCACCTGACCCTGAGCCGGCTTGTAGCAAGAAGCCTGAGGCGTCGCGATACGACTCTCGTTCAGCTCCCCCCCAGCAGCAGCGAACGATGGTGGCTCGGTCTGCTGGTGCCGCTGTGCCTGGCTCCCGAAGCAGGAGCGCTGGTGCTGACGCCCCCCCAGCGCCGGCGCCTGCTGCAGTTGGAATTGCCCCGTCTCCGCAACCAGGGCCTGAGGCTTCCCTGCTGGCAGGGGCCAAAGCCTCCGGAGGGTCCACAGCTCTGGCTGATGGATGTTGGCGAGCTGATTCAGGCCCATCGGGACGGGCACTTGGGCCAACGGCAACTGCTGATCCCTGAGATGGATCAATTGAGCCGGAGGATGCGCAACGCTCTCAGCTTGGAGATCGAGCATCAGCACTGGGATGAGCTACGCCAGGCCTGTCCCCAGGCTGAATCCGGATTGCTGGAGCTGCATGACCGCATGAGCCGGCAGCTGTTCGCTGATGCCACGAGGCCCGGTTGCGCTGTGCGACTCGAAGGCTCAGCCGGGCAGGCCCTACGTGACCTGCTTCAGCTATTGCCAGCCAGCCCTGAGCCATGGGACACCCTCCGAAGCATCAACCCGGCGGAGTGGAGTCAATGGGCTGAACTGGATCACCGGCTGCTCCAGTGGTGCTGGAAGCTGGCCCCCCTCGAACCACTCCAACTGCTGAGGGGGGTGCTGCTGGATCACCCCTGCCTGATGTTCAGCAGCAATGGAGACGACGCCAGGCTGGATCTGGAATTCGAACAGGCCGGAGTAGTCCCTGACGTGCGGGCAACACTGCGTGAACGGGAGCTGAATGAACCGCTCCCCCTCTATGCCCCGCGTCGCCAACCGCTGCCGAACACACGGATCTACGCCCAACATCTCCTGGAGGAGAGCAGACGGCTCATCCTTGGCCAGGCGGGGCTCACCATCGTTTTGATCAATGACGACCAGCTGCGTCGGCAGCTGACCAGCTCCCTGGCTGCGGAATTCGGACGCCGTGTAGTGCAGGAGTCGACAGCACCCGAAAGCAATGGCGTGGTGACCTGCAGCTGGGACTGGTGGCTGGAGCATCAGGAGCAGCTGCCACCCCCAGCACAGCTAATTATCGGCATGCTCCCCATCGCCAGCCTGGACAATCCGCTCACCTCGGCTCGGGTGGAACGGTTGAAGCAGCAGGGAGACGACTGGTTCCGCACCCTTCTGCTGCCGGAAGCCCTGAGCCTGATCCCTGGCGCCATTGCACCGCTGCGCCGCAGTGGTGGTCGCCTGGCCATCCTCGATGGCCGCCTCCGAGGGCGCAGCTGGGGTGATCAGGTGCTGCATCGACTGGAACCTTTGATTCCATTGCAGCGACTGCTGCCGGAGTGA
- a CDS encoding fructosamine kinase family protein: MNSELRRDLTAEDGPLAGAVITDVSPVGGGCIHQAWKLHLLDGQVLFAKSGGASALPLFEVEAEALEALHAQADASFLVVPQPIALAALPHGAVLLLPWLDCAGSDQTALGRGLALLHQSSIASSPGRFGWHRDGFIGAGPQPGGWCDDWGSAFVELRLRPQMEALYGLKQVSTDLNPLLLCLAEHLNEHQPRPALVHGDLWGGNAACLSDGRGSIFDPASWWADREVDVAMTRLFGGFGEDFRSGYREVLPEAPGAYGRVEIYNLYHLLNHANLFGGSYLSQCRASLRELARRL, from the coding sequence ATGAACAGCGAACTGCGCCGGGATCTCACCGCGGAAGACGGCCCGTTGGCGGGGGCTGTCATCACGGATGTCTCCCCCGTCGGTGGTGGTTGCATTCATCAGGCCTGGAAACTGCACCTGCTTGATGGTCAGGTGTTGTTTGCCAAAAGCGGTGGCGCTAGCGCGTTGCCCTTGTTTGAGGTGGAGGCGGAGGCCCTTGAGGCTTTGCATGCCCAAGCCGATGCCTCCTTCCTGGTTGTGCCGCAGCCCATCGCTCTGGCAGCACTGCCCCATGGTGCGGTGCTGCTGTTGCCTTGGTTGGATTGCGCTGGCAGCGACCAAACGGCCCTCGGCCGGGGTTTGGCACTGCTGCATCAATCGTCGATCGCATCCAGCCCAGGTCGTTTCGGCTGGCATCGTGACGGCTTCATCGGCGCTGGACCTCAACCGGGGGGGTGGTGCGATGACTGGGGATCGGCCTTCGTAGAGCTCAGGCTGCGCCCGCAAATGGAAGCCCTTTATGGGTTGAAGCAGGTTTCAACGGACCTCAATCCGTTGTTGCTATGCCTCGCAGAGCATCTGAACGAGCATCAACCGCGTCCGGCCTTGGTTCACGGCGATCTCTGGGGTGGGAATGCTGCCTGTCTGAGCGATGGACGGGGGAGCATTTTTGATCCCGCCAGCTGGTGGGCTGATCGGGAAGTTGATGTGGCCATGACCCGGCTGTTCGGGGGCTTCGGAGAAGACTTCCGATCGGGATATCGGGAGGTGCTACCCGAGGCTCCAGGCGCTTACGGTCGAGTGGAGATCTACAACCTCTACCACCTGCTCAACCACGCCAATTTGTTTGGGGGGAGTTACTTGAGCCAATGCCGAGCCAGTCTCAGAGAACTGGCTCGGCGGCTTTGA